The following coding sequences lie in one Spirosoma sp. KUDC1026 genomic window:
- a CDS encoding DUF4403 family protein codes for MRLLRLRALLVGAGALLVLTQCQQVEPTAPKAEGFDAPIPQDTSYLAGSLTFRLSELQNKINKELDPVLVGKKADGGAGPGLIPFRVERSGPVQIQYVNQQIRFSAPLQLWLGKLFGREDDAPRKPFCELQVNFQSPLSVTADWRLSSHVKFIDYKWVIEPEIRLLGREIPLTGLVQNLLERYQTAIEQAIDNAIHEDLRLDKTVLPVWQDIQNPLLISKEYGLWLIPRPMSVAASDISGNQETITTHLRIAFSTDTRLATEKPTVTKAPLPPLQKCDQITQLADLRVVSSIPYTAINQILAQTLKEPKKMALGLVKINKATVYGNQRDLVVKTEVSGLVDGTLYLRGRPTFDTLTKTLIVQNLDFDTSTDNELNQFSESIIHRGLQRLLGDWLEIPLGDEIAKLPAKISEAYEKGPGKTTDLKMNNFRFVPQRIAIRPDGIQALIRVKAKVDLQVQKL; via the coding sequence ATGAGGTTATTACGTTTACGCGCTCTACTAGTTGGGGCGGGGGCTTTGCTGGTATTAACGCAATGCCAGCAGGTAGAGCCAACCGCGCCAAAAGCTGAAGGATTTGACGCACCTATTCCCCAGGATACATCGTACCTGGCGGGATCGCTAACGTTCCGACTGTCGGAACTGCAGAATAAAATAAATAAAGAACTGGACCCTGTACTGGTTGGCAAGAAGGCTGATGGGGGCGCAGGACCGGGTTTGATCCCGTTTCGGGTTGAGCGGTCGGGGCCAGTACAGATTCAGTACGTTAACCAGCAGATTCGCTTTTCGGCACCTCTGCAATTATGGCTGGGCAAGCTGTTCGGACGCGAAGACGATGCCCCCCGAAAACCATTTTGCGAGCTTCAGGTCAATTTCCAGAGCCCTTTGTCGGTAACAGCCGACTGGCGGCTGTCCAGTCACGTGAAATTTATTGATTACAAATGGGTTATCGAGCCGGAAATAAGGCTGCTTGGTCGGGAAATTCCGTTAACCGGTCTTGTCCAGAATCTACTGGAACGGTATCAGACCGCCATTGAACAGGCGATTGATAACGCCATCCACGAAGACCTGCGGCTGGATAAAACGGTGCTGCCTGTCTGGCAGGATATTCAGAATCCGCTATTGATCAGCAAAGAGTATGGGCTCTGGCTTATTCCCAGACCCATGAGCGTAGCTGCCAGCGACATTAGTGGAAACCAGGAAACGATTACGACGCACCTCCGGATTGCGTTCAGTACTGACACCAGGCTGGCGACGGAGAAGCCGACCGTGACGAAAGCCCCGCTGCCGCCCCTGCAGAAATGCGATCAGATAACGCAACTGGCTGATCTTAGAGTTGTGAGTTCGATTCCGTACACCGCCATCAATCAAATACTGGCGCAGACACTGAAAGAACCCAAAAAAATGGCGCTGGGACTGGTAAAGATCAACAAAGCCACTGTCTACGGCAATCAGCGTGATCTGGTCGTAAAAACTGAAGTAAGTGGCCTGGTCGATGGAACACTGTATCTGCGGGGGCGACCTACGTTCGATACGCTGACCAAGACCCTGATCGTCCAGAATCTGGATTTTGATACCAGTACCGATAATGAATTGAATCAATTTTCAGAATCAATTATTCACCGCGGGCTTCAGCGACTGCTAGGTGATTGGCTGGAGATTCCCCTCGGCGATGAAATTGCGAAACTACCGGCGAAAATCAGCGAAGCTTACGAGAAAGGTCCCGGTAAGACGACCGATCTGAAAATGAATAATTTCCGGTTTGTACCCCAGCGGATTGCCATTCGTCCGGACGGAATTCAGGCCCTGATCCGGGTGAAGGCCAAGGTCGATCTGCAGGTGCAAAAGCTATAA
- a CDS encoding MFS transporter produces MLAPPPQTQRFRLKSILGGSIGNLVEWYDWYVYSIFSLYFAGSFFPKENETAQLLNTAGIFAIGFLMRPVGGWIMGSYADRKGRKAALTLSVLLMSGGSLMITLVPGYDKIGLAAPAILVLARMIQGISIGGEYGTAATYLSEMAPPQHRGFYSSFQYVSTTMGQLVALAILMLMQRWLLTPEQLSDWGWRIPFGVGALMALSAIYLRRDLAETDSFTQENGSISQRGTFSELIKYKREALLVVGFTIGLTVSYYTFTTYMQKFLVNTAGFSKGDATSVTIITLIVFMLAQPLLGALGDAIGRKRMMILYGVLGVLTSIPILLLLERTTDFWTATGLIIIAQLILSISTSISAIIKAEMFPPNVRSLGVSFPYALAVALFGGTAEYIALLFKNLGHAHWFYIYLTGCIALSLIVSVLMRDTEKHSQMEA; encoded by the coding sequence ATGCTTGCACCCCCGCCCCAGACGCAACGTTTTCGCCTTAAATCCATCCTGGGTGGTTCTATCGGGAACCTGGTTGAATGGTACGACTGGTACGTTTATTCGATCTTTTCGCTCTACTTCGCGGGTTCCTTCTTTCCCAAAGAAAACGAAACGGCCCAGTTGCTGAACACCGCCGGGATCTTTGCCATCGGGTTTCTGATGCGCCCGGTTGGCGGTTGGATCATGGGGTCTTATGCCGATCGAAAGGGGCGGAAAGCCGCGCTGACACTGTCGGTTCTGCTGATGAGTGGCGGTTCCCTCATGATCACACTCGTGCCGGGTTACGATAAAATCGGACTGGCCGCGCCAGCCATTCTGGTACTGGCGCGAATGATTCAGGGAATCAGCATTGGGGGCGAATACGGAACGGCCGCTACGTACCTGAGCGAAATGGCTCCCCCGCAGCACCGCGGTTTCTATTCCAGTTTTCAGTACGTATCAACTACAATGGGGCAGCTGGTGGCGCTGGCGATCCTGATGCTCATGCAGCGCTGGCTGCTGACACCGGAGCAACTAAGCGACTGGGGCTGGCGGATACCCTTTGGCGTGGGGGCACTGATGGCGCTGTCGGCTATCTACCTGCGCCGGGACCTGGCCGAAACGGATTCGTTCACGCAGGAAAATGGCAGCATCAGCCAGCGAGGTACGTTTAGCGAACTGATCAAGTACAAACGGGAAGCCCTGCTGGTAGTCGGTTTTACGATCGGGCTGACGGTATCGTATTACACGTTCACGACCTACATGCAGAAATTTCTGGTCAATACGGCCGGTTTCAGCAAGGGCGATGCTACCTCCGTCACAATTATAACCCTGATCGTGTTTATGCTGGCACAACCCCTGCTAGGAGCTCTGGGCGATGCCATTGGCCGGAAACGGATGATGATTCTGTACGGGGTGCTGGGCGTGCTGACGAGCATCCCGATTCTGCTGTTGCTGGAACGGACCACCGATTTCTGGACGGCAACGGGGCTGATTATTATTGCGCAATTAATCCTGAGTATCAGTACGTCTATTTCAGCGATTATCAAAGCCGAAATGTTTCCGCCCAATGTCCGCTCGCTGGGCGTTAGTTTTCCGTACGCGCTGGCTGTGGCCCTGTTTGGCGGTACGGCTGAGTACATCGCCTTACTATTCAAGAATCTGGGGCATGCGCACTGGTTCTATATTTACCTGACCGGCTGCATAGCCCTGTCGCTGATTGTGAGTGTCCTGATGCGCGATACAGAGAAACATTCGCAGATGGAAGCCTGA